From the Deltaproteobacteria bacterium genome, the window AGCCTTCATCGAAGGGCGCTCCCCATTTGATGTCGAAATTCGGATGAAACACAAATCCGGGGAGTGGGTATTTGTCAGGAGCCTTACCCACGCGGCGAGTCGTGACGAAACGGGGCGTGTCAACCGAGTGGTCGGCGTCATGCTGGACATCACTAAACACAAGAAGACTGAAGGACGACTGAAACGGTCCAATCGAAAGATCATCGAGGAATATAAGCGGCGGAAGTTTCTTGCCCAGAGGCTTGTCAGGCTATTGGAAAGAGATCGATCCGAAATGGCCATGGCCCTGCACGATCACGCCGGACAATTGCTGACAGCCCTTAGAATGGAACTTGAAATGATCAAAGAAGATTTGCCTGGGAACCCGGTCCTGGGAAGATTGGAATCGTCCGAGAAAAGAACGATCGAATTACTGGATTTCATCAGGAATGTCTCACGAAATCTGCGGCCGGCGGCTTTGGATACGATTGGATTGATTCCGTGCGTGGCGGCCTTGGTGGATACTATGAAGCGCAACGCAGGCATCAACATCCAGTTCTATACCAAAGGGATTCCCCAACGATTGCATCCGGATAAGGAATTGGCTCTTTACCGCATTATTCAGGAATCTTTGAACAATGTATGGAAATACGCCGATGCCGACTTTGTTTTCATAAATCTCGTACTCAAGGGTGAGACGATTCATCTGTCGGTGGATGATAATGGGGCGGGCTTTGACTACCGCGAAGTAAGCAATCGCATCGATTCGCAGGACGGCCCCCTCGGATTGAGCATTATGAAGGAACGGGCGGTACAAGTCGGTGGAGAACTGTGGATCGAATCCGAAAAGGGAAAAGGCGCCGTAGTGTTTGCACGGATTCCGCTGAACGAGGGAAAGGACGGAAGTGAAGAAGAAACGGGTGAAGAAACGGCATCAGGAGAAACGCCATAGCAGAACTAAGGAAGAAGATCCTTATCGCGGATGATCACGCGGTCGTAAGGGAGGGGATTGAAGCGGCCCTCCAAAAAGAGCCCCATTTCGATATCGTGGGAGCGGCCCGTGACGGCCTCGAGGCCGTTGAAATGATCAAATCCCTGAGGCCCGATATCGTGATCTTGGATTATGCGATGCCAAACCTGGACGGCATGCATGCGACGAAAGAGATCAAAGAGGCGTCCAAATCTACCAAGATCGTCATATATTCGATGTTTTCGGATGTGGAATTGATCGTATCCCTTCTCAAGGAGGGTATATCCGGGTATGTGCTGAAGGGACGGCCGATTTCTGAGCTGGTAATGGCCGTGAACGCCGTGGCGGAGGGAGGCGTCTTTTACAGCGAGGCGGTCGGGAGGGCTCTTCAGGAATACCTGGTGGATGAGAAATCCGATGATAAGGACGACGATGTCCTCGATCATCTCAGCCCCCGAGAGAGGGAAATTTTTGTGCTTCTGGCCGATGGACTAACGCCGGAGGAGATCGCTGATCGACTCCATATTAGTTCCAAAACGGTCGAAACACATAAATACAATATTATGGATAAATTGAATTTGAAATCCATAGCGGAATGGACGAAAATCGCAGTCAGGCAAAAGCTTATAGATATCAAGAACCTCTAATTCCAAGGATTGTTCGAGAAATTAAGAAAGATACGCCGAGTACGACGTATCCTACCGTATCACGGATAACCTATGGTCGGGACGCGGGGATTTGACCCCCCGGCCTCCCTGAACCCCATTCAAGTGGGCAACCGCAGGATCTCACCTACAATCCATAATCCTTTCGTGCGATCCTGGATTGCAGAGCCTCCAACTGAAAGCACAAATCGGGAAGATCCTTCGTAACGGTTTTCCATACAATACGCATGTTGACACTCAAATAATCATGCACGATGACATTGCGCATCCCGCGGATCGAAGACCAAGGAATTTCCGGGGAAAGAGCGGTGATCTCTTCAGGTATATGTGAGGAGGCCTCACCCATGATCGTCAATTGCCTTATAACCGCATCAAAGGCTTTTTCGTCCTCCACGAAATCTTCGAACGCTAATCCTTTAATATACCGATCAATTTTTCGTGCGGCTTCCAGCATGTCCTCCAAACGGAATTCCCATTTCCTAGGCGACATGGACCGCCTCCCACAGTATGTCGTCTTTCAGCGCCGGATGGAGCGCATCGGGCGTCGCCAGATCCACCGGAATGCCGATGAGATCGCTCAATGCGTCCTTCAGGCGGACGAATTCGAACAAACCGATTTCGGCGTCCGGTTCGAATTCCACCAAAATATCCACATCACTGTCCGGCCGAGCCTCGCTCCGCACAACGGAGCCGAAGACCGAGAGGGATTTGACCGAGAACGCTTCCAGTAGGGCGCGGTTGCTTCGTATCGTTTCGATGATCTGTTGTTTATTCATGGAATCACCCCTCGTTTTTTCCACCGACCAGTTTATCCCGTTTGCCCGCCTCGATCAAACTTTAGACTCTACCAACGCCCTGCCCGTGTCACCCGGTAAACGCCCGCTTGATGCGCGCGATCGCTTTCTTGAGCCCCTCATCCTTCGGATCGTCAAAGTTCGCAACAAACACGGAAGGGCGGCGGCGCCCGTAAGATCGGACAACATCATCGCGTATCGATTCGTCCTCATACATACGGTGAATTTCCCGGGTTAGAACCTCGGCTGCTCGTCGTTCTTCTTCGTCGAAAATATTGATCACCACCACCTGGGCATGGGCGAGTCCCTGCTGGGTATCATTTAGCGTCCACTTTTCCTGCATAATGGGGACCCCATGCTCGACATATTCCTGGAGCTTGTCGGCGATTTCGTCCGGAATAGGAACCTCTTCCAGCTCCTCTTCATCCTCCATATCCGTATCGAAGGATGAATCGTCCTCCTGTTCTTCAAACTCCTCTTCCGTTAGTTCCTCCCCCAGGATCGCCGAAAGATACGCCTTGAAGTCCAAACGGACCATCTCAACCTCCTTTCGCGTGACGAGATTCTCTCCGTCCGCCAGCGGTCTCGTCACATAAACGAAGAGATCCGGACGGATCTCCCGGCGAGGCGGTCCCTCAAAAATAATTGCATCCGAGTCGTCCTGGATAAAAACGGTATCCCAAAAGCGCTCTTCAGTCTCGTCATGTCTAACAACCGGATATTTGTAAAGTAAGGTGTTCGAAGCCCCCGCCATGAGGTAGCGTTCGGTCTCATCGTTCCCCTGGAAAACTTCCACCGGTTCGGAAACCGAGTCGGTGGGCGCGAAACGAGCGGCCATAATCAGTCTTGTGCGATTGGATTTGAGAATACGCTCTATGAGGCTGGTTTTCCCGCCTCCGGGCGGTCCGTCCACCCAAATGTAGCTACGGTTTATCATGGCGATCTCCTTTCCTGTCCGTCGGGAAGCGCATCCCAGTGTCCCGCGTGCGGTTTCTTTTCCGCCTGTTTTCGCAGCCGGCGCACGGCTCGGCATGCCTTCAATTGCGGATAATCCTCGAAATCTTTCGTCGTTAATAAATAACAGATATAATATGAGGTCAATAGGCAATAAAGGGGATCGTGTTTAAATCCACGCGCTGAAGAATTTGGAACTATGAATGTCTTTCCCGAAAGATTTCATCCTTCGGGTTCGTCGGAGTAACAGGATAGCAGGCGTTCTTTAGGTCGCTGGAAGGCCGTCCGCGGGCGGCATTCGGGGTCGAGGTTTCGCTCCCCGAAATTCGTTTTGGTCCCGGCCTCTCCGCCGATCGACGATGAGACCCGCTTGAAAGGCTTTGGAAAGGAGCGCGGGGATTTGAACTCCGGACCCCCTGAACCCCATTTAGCATTTCTTTCAGTAAAACAGCTTTATAACTGTCTAATATCATTATGCATCCATTCACACTATGGACATCATGCACGAATAATATCAAGGAGTTACAGCATGGTTGCGCATGCAGTCGGCAGAAAAGGGTAGTCAAAAGATAGACAAACAAAAACCGCCCCAACACCGAAAAAGAACTTCCAAAAGCCGTCGAAATCAAAAAGACACGCACCCTCGCCAACTGGCGCCACCGAAAAAAGAGGACCCGCCTACACCAAAAACGACAAGTCGTATGATTCGGTTTTCTTTGATTGGCGATACGATCAGGTGTTTGCATCGGGTTTACTCGGCCAAGGGAGACAGCGCGCATGGGTCCCTTCTCAATGATCACCGGGCGGGTCCCATTTACAGGGGGATATCGTCATTGACGATGATGAAATGACGAAAAAGATCGTTGCGGGGGAAACGATGACAAAACCGGAGCAACCGTCGCTCACTGTTTCGTGAGATAACGTTTACGCTTTCGAACTTTCGATTTGGCCCTAACTTCAGCAGAATTGTGGAGTGACGGCATATCCACATCGACAGCTTGAGTTTATAGACAGGTGATTAATATCAGTAGGCGCAGGCCGAGCCTCATCTGGCAGTTTGTGCAGCACAATGAAGAAGACACCTACCAGAATCCATATCTCACTTCAGCCGGTTCGTCAAAAAGCGAGATGTTATCACCTCACCTCACCTCACCTCACCTGTGCGAAGGCGCTCCTCCCAGAGACCCTCAATTTTCTCTCAAGAGACGCCATGGTTATGCCGATGACACAAAGACTGAGAGGATTTCCGAGCGGCGTGGCAAGCGGAAATCGGTCTGAGAGGTTTCAAAGCTGCAGGCAGG encodes:
- a CDS encoding response regulator transcription factor, coding for MGAARDGLEAVEMIKSLRPDIVILDYAMPNLDGMHATKEIKEASKSTKIVIYSMFSDVELIVSLLKEGISGYVLKGRPISELVMAVNAVAEGGVFYSEAVGRALQEYLVDEKSDDKDDDVLDHLSPREREIFVLLADGLTPEEIADRLHISSKTVETHKYNIMDKLNLKSIAEWTKIAVRQKLIDIKNL
- a CDS encoding DUF86 domain-containing protein; this translates as MLEAARKIDRYIKGLAFEDFVEDEKAFDAVIRQLTIMGEASSHIPEEITALSPEIPWSSIRGMRNVIVHDYLSVNMRIVWKTVTKDLPDLCFQLEALQSRIARKDYGL
- a CDS encoding nucleotidyltransferase family protein → MNKQQIIETIRSNRALLEAFSVKSLSVFGSVVRSEARPDSDVDILVEFEPDAEIGLFEFVRLKDALSDLIGIPVDLATPDALHPALKDDILWEAVHVA